One window of the Fibrobacter sp. UWB4 genome contains the following:
- a CDS encoding M48 family metallopeptidase, with protein sequence MFSRIITFCFLVCSLAFADGLSFALSPSQNALAEQITQKTMELDYVEAFNLARKLRLENDGVGCLFQGIIRVSLYDDKGDTASIKAAAKNLESCKTEGLWDALRNYEIGYILLETGHAIKGALQTRSAAKMFKESPDLEAKAFYAVYAYFIDNSLVWLPFKSDNRETYLQMLGEASLKSKRFWPLFLTPLIWIYFDRKDFQKGLELAELGLKKAPNHPIMFQIKADMLYRLKRYDEAAVAYEKSAADYLARTGKSIRYWCSVLNLIRIYHDAGNETKASEQRNKLKDAEYKKLEKWMPSWIMDDLKDRKLI encoded by the coding sequence ATGTTCTCGAGAATAATCACATTTTGTTTTTTGGTGTGCAGCCTAGCTTTTGCCGATGGTCTTTCTTTTGCACTTTCTCCATCGCAAAATGCACTTGCCGAACAGATTACGCAAAAGACGATGGAACTCGACTATGTCGAAGCGTTCAATTTGGCGCGTAAGCTCCGCCTTGAAAACGATGGTGTGGGTTGCCTTTTTCAAGGCATCATTCGTGTAAGCCTGTACGATGACAAGGGCGATACGGCCTCGATAAAAGCGGCTGCTAAGAATCTGGAATCTTGTAAGACCGAAGGGCTTTGGGACGCTCTCCGCAATTATGAAATCGGGTATATCCTTCTGGAAACTGGTCATGCCATCAAGGGCGCGTTGCAAACGCGTTCGGCCGCGAAGATGTTCAAGGAATCCCCGGATCTGGAGGCGAAAGCATTTTATGCTGTTTATGCTTACTTTATAGACAACAGCTTAGTTTGGCTTCCGTTTAAATCGGATAACCGCGAAACATATCTTCAAATGCTAGGTGAAGCATCTCTCAAGTCGAAACGTTTTTGGCCGCTGTTCTTGACACCGCTCATTTGGATATACTTCGATCGCAAGGATTTTCAAAAGGGGTTGGAACTTGCTGAACTCGGGCTTAAAAAGGCCCCGAATCATCCGATTATGTTCCAAATCAAGGCGGACATGCTCTATAGACTCAAACGCTATGACGAAGCCGCCGTTGCCTACGAGAAAAGTGCCGCCGATTATCTCGCTCGCACCGGAAAATCCATACGCTACTGGTGCTCGGTATTGAACCTTATCCGCATTTACCATGATGCAGGCAATGAAACCAAGGCTAGTGAACAACGTAATAAACTCAAGGACGCTGAATATAAAAAGCTTGAAAAGTGGATGCCCAGCTGGATCATGGACGATCTCAAGGACCGCAAGTTGATTTAA
- a CDS encoding phosphomannomutase: MSVAMQDVMKQSGVAFGTSGARGLVSAMTDRVCYVYARSFIKYCEASYKCERTIAIAGDLRPSTERILKSLVQAGADANWKVIYCGRIPSPAIAMYGIDKHLPTIMVTGSHIPADRNGIKFNHPNGEITKADEQGIVSQSVDFDEALFDDKGMLKAAPELPAVEAEAEANYCKRYPDFFGSDALHGLTIGVYQHSAVGRDIVVKVLESLGATVKPFGRSDVFVPVDTEAIRKEDEELAREFTHKDYVDAVFSTDGDSDRPLLADDVGMWLRGDVLGILAAQSLGIKRIATPVSCNTSLEKSGSFEKICRTRIGSPYVIAGMESLVDANDKSLTVAGYEANGGFLLETDLTLDGRTLKALPTRDALLPMIAVMVMVRKERMCVVDLLRKLPKRFTVSDRLKEFPTEKSKAKLAEIREKNLGEKLFGALAAKPSKFAKDKTFQGKMVSLNEVDGYRMEFDSGDIIHLRPSGNAPEFRCYVETEGKERSAELLAECLKIMEGWRK, translated from the coding sequence ATGTCCGTTGCAATGCAAGATGTGATGAAACAGTCCGGGGTAGCGTTTGGTACGAGCGGTGCCCGCGGTCTCGTGAGCGCTATGACCGACCGTGTGTGCTATGTGTATGCACGTTCCTTTATCAAGTACTGCGAAGCGTCTTACAAGTGCGAACGCACGATTGCGATTGCGGGTGACTTGCGTCCGAGTACGGAACGCATTTTGAAGTCGCTCGTGCAGGCTGGCGCCGATGCAAACTGGAAGGTCATTTACTGCGGCCGTATCCCGAGCCCGGCGATTGCGATGTACGGCATCGACAAGCATTTGCCGACCATCATGGTGACGGGTAGCCACATCCCGGCAGACCGTAACGGTATCAAGTTCAACCACCCGAATGGCGAAATCACGAAGGCCGACGAACAGGGAATCGTGTCGCAGTCGGTGGATTTTGACGAAGCACTTTTTGACGACAAGGGCATGCTGAAGGCTGCACCGGAACTCCCGGCGGTCGAAGCGGAAGCCGAAGCAAATTACTGCAAGCGTTACCCGGACTTTTTCGGTAGCGATGCTTTGCACGGACTCACGATTGGCGTTTACCAGCACTCCGCTGTGGGTCGCGACATCGTGGTGAAGGTTCTCGAAAGCCTTGGTGCGACGGTCAAGCCGTTTGGCCGTAGCGATGTTTTTGTGCCGGTCGATACGGAAGCCATTCGCAAGGAAGATGAAGAACTTGCCCGTGAATTTACGCACAAGGATTATGTGGACGCCGTGTTTAGCACGGATGGCGATTCGGACCGCCCGCTTTTGGCTGATGACGTGGGCATGTGGCTTCGCGGCGACGTGCTTGGCATTTTGGCAGCGCAGTCTCTTGGCATTAAGCGCATTGCAACTCCGGTGAGCTGCAACACTTCGCTCGAAAAGTCCGGCAGTTTCGAAAAGATTTGCCGCACCCGCATTGGAAGCCCGTATGTGATTGCCGGCATGGAAAGCCTGGTCGATGCAAATGACAAGAGCCTCACGGTTGCAGGTTACGAAGCGAATGGTGGATTCTTGCTCGAGACGGATTTGACGCTCGATGGCCGTACGCTTAAGGCACTCCCGACACGTGATGCGCTCCTCCCGATGATTGCCGTGATGGTGATGGTCCGCAAGGAACGCATGTGCGTTGTAGATTTGCTGCGCAAGTTGCCCAAGCGCTTTACCGTGAGCGACCGCCTCAAAGAATTTCCGACCGAAAAGTCGAAGGCGAAGCTCGCTGAAATCCGCGAAAAGAATCTCGGCGAAAAGCTGTTCGGCGCTCTTGCTGCAAAGCCCTCGAAGTTTGCAAAGGACAAGACGTTCCAGGGCAAGATGGTCTCCTTGAACGAGGTCGATGGCTATCGCATGGAATTTGATTCCGGCGACATTATCCACTTGCGCCCGAGCGGTAACGCTCCGGAATTCCGCTGCTACGTGGAAACGGAAGGCAAGGAACGCAGTGCAGAACTCCTCGCCGAATGCCTCAAGATCATGGAAGGCTGGCGGAAGTAG
- a CDS encoding PorV/PorQ family protein, which translates to MFKKFLSFALTVGSLAFAGEYWHLDPGGVTMKFLSMQVSPRTAALSGAGVADPGRVSEVSRNPLAMSVADDAEFGLSQMIFGKGGADNFVSAYYGLPVGDKYTVGFAVDFLGYDNIEGRDENGLKTSEYGSYAWSLLAGFGSRSKIFNWAASARFATQTIDDETGFLFSVDAGGSFRVNQYLSFGANFTNLGFASKYESEKEAAPLALQAGVTGFIPILDRWMVHLSVDAYRRADTKAQLLIGGEVVYFDMLSFRMGYAFRPDTEDAISGGLGVSFGRVVFDYAYSPRPAFEGGNHYIAIGVKF; encoded by the coding sequence ATGTTCAAAAAGTTTCTTTCGTTTGCACTGACTGTTGGTTCCCTCGCGTTTGCAGGGGAGTATTGGCATTTGGACCCGGGCGGTGTGACGATGAAGTTCCTTTCGATGCAGGTCTCGCCGCGTACGGCTGCGCTCTCGGGTGCAGGCGTTGCTGATCCCGGTCGCGTGTCCGAAGTTTCGCGCAATCCGCTTGCGATGAGCGTTGCAGACGATGCGGAATTTGGACTCAGCCAGATGATTTTTGGCAAGGGCGGTGCCGACAACTTTGTCTCGGCATACTATGGCCTCCCGGTTGGCGACAAGTACACGGTTGGTTTTGCTGTTGACTTTTTGGGTTACGATAACATTGAAGGCCGTGACGAGAATGGCCTCAAGACTTCGGAATACGGCTCTTATGCCTGGTCGCTTTTGGCGGGTTTCGGCAGCCGTTCCAAGATTTTCAATTGGGCAGCCTCGGCGCGTTTTGCCACGCAGACGATTGATGACGAGACGGGTTTCTTGTTCTCGGTGGATGCCGGCGGTTCTTTCCGCGTGAATCAGTATTTATCATTCGGTGCAAACTTCACGAATCTCGGCTTTGCAAGCAAGTATGAATCCGAGAAAGAGGCTGCTCCGCTTGCGCTCCAGGCGGGCGTGACGGGATTCATCCCGATTCTCGATCGCTGGATGGTGCACTTGTCTGTAGACGCGTATCGCCGTGCCGATACAAAGGCGCAACTTTTGATTGGTGGCGAAGTGGTCTATTTCGACATGCTTTCGTTCCGCATGGGCTATGCATTCCGCCCGGATACCGAAGATGCTATCAGTGGCGGTCTCGGTGTCTCCTTTGGCAGGGTCGTGTTTGACTACGCTTACAGCCCGCGTCCGGCATTTGAGGGCGGCAATCATTACATTGCTATCGGCGTAAAGTTCTAG
- a CDS encoding sigma 54-interacting transcriptional regulator, giving the protein MKKHEKLMLIAAKSNIPVLLQGESGVGKEIAARFIHEHSPRNNGPFIALNCGAIAKNLAESLLEGAKKGSFTGASCDQQGIVRAANGGTLFLDEIGEMPFDLQSKLLRILQEHSVLPLGATQSEPVDFRLVCATNRNLQNEIQDGHFRKDLFFRLNGFPIVIPPLRTREDFDDIVKDVWNEITEKTYAERFSLRQRDFNTLSKFNWPGNIRQLKNVLQRYALLMQHDISLEEILSEEFSQKGASDISEQYTYNAIHIPAPNWSFIQKALTENEGNKSKAAKSLNISRGSLYYQIKKHEFREWISGEKMNRPIEA; this is encoded by the coding sequence ATGAAGAAACACGAAAAACTGATGCTTATCGCCGCGAAATCAAACATACCCGTGCTGCTACAGGGGGAATCGGGAGTCGGCAAGGAAATCGCCGCCAGATTCATACACGAGCACAGCCCGCGAAACAACGGGCCATTCATCGCGCTCAATTGCGGCGCCATCGCAAAAAATCTAGCTGAGAGCCTCCTGGAAGGCGCCAAAAAGGGATCTTTCACCGGAGCATCCTGCGACCAGCAAGGCATCGTACGCGCGGCCAATGGAGGTACGCTCTTTCTGGACGAAATCGGAGAAATGCCATTCGACCTGCAAAGCAAACTTTTGCGCATCCTGCAAGAACATTCCGTCCTTCCACTGGGCGCAACCCAAAGCGAACCTGTCGACTTTCGGCTTGTCTGCGCGACAAATCGCAACCTGCAAAATGAAATCCAGGACGGGCATTTCCGCAAGGACTTGTTCTTCAGGCTGAACGGATTTCCCATCGTAATACCGCCACTCCGCACACGGGAAGATTTTGACGACATCGTAAAAGACGTATGGAACGAAATTACAGAAAAGACTTACGCCGAACGGTTTTCTCTACGCCAAAGGGATTTCAATACTTTGTCCAAATTTAACTGGCCCGGAAACATCCGCCAGCTGAAAAACGTCCTCCAACGTTACGCACTCTTGATGCAGCACGACATTTCGCTCGAAGAAATTTTATCCGAGGAATTTTCCCAGAAAGGAGCAAGCGACATCAGCGAACAGTACACATACAATGCAATACATATTCCAGCCCCCAATTGGTCATTTATCCAAAAAGCCCTGACCGAAAACGAAGGCAACAAAAGCAAAGCCGCCAAGTCACTAAATATCAGTCGAGGCAGTTTATATTACCAGATAAAAAAGCACGAATTCCGCGAATGGATCTCGGGCGAAAAAATGAATCGTCCGATTGAGGCTTGA
- a CDS encoding aspartate kinase, translating into MSRIVCKFGGSSVADAGQFKKIKAIVESDKNRKVIVVSAPGKRNPKETKLTDLLYSTYDLASKGLDFSTPWNLIRQRYDEICKDLGLEDKLTEDLDSLEDKLKNHPESVSTDFLVSRGEFLCARLMAKYLGANFVDSYPLITFDDKYRIAPKTYEEIAKALGDENQLYVLPGFYGSNLRGEVKTFSRGGSDITGAILANGIDAAKYENWTDVSGMLMADPRIVESPLPIEYVSYREIRELAYSGASVLHDESIAPCRAKKIPINIRNTNRPEDAGTIIGPTPESAKLPITGVAGRKGFSMIYIEKSMMNKEVGFGRRVLAVLESEGLSYELCPSAIDSMSIVVDSKALDAVQDVVLEDITQQMRPDRIKIFPGIALIATVGHGMTNKIGVAAKLFTALAENKVNVRIIDQGSSQINIITGVDEADTEKAIKAIYAAFVK; encoded by the coding sequence ATGTCTAGAATCGTATGTAAGTTCGGCGGCTCCTCTGTCGCCGACGCAGGTCAGTTCAAAAAAATCAAGGCTATTGTCGAAAGCGACAAGAACCGCAAAGTCATCGTCGTTTCTGCTCCGGGTAAGCGTAACCCGAAAGAAACCAAACTGACCGACCTCCTCTACAGCACCTATGATCTCGCCTCCAAGGGCCTCGATTTCTCCACGCCGTGGAACCTCATCCGCCAGCGTTATGATGAAATCTGCAAGGACCTCGGTCTTGAAGACAAGCTTACCGAAGACCTCGACAGTCTCGAAGACAAGCTCAAGAACCATCCGGAATCCGTGAGCACGGACTTCCTCGTGAGCCGTGGCGAATTCCTCTGCGCACGCCTCATGGCAAAGTATCTCGGTGCAAACTTCGTCGATAGCTACCCGCTCATCACTTTCGATGACAAGTACCGCATCGCTCCGAAGACCTACGAAGAAATTGCAAAGGCTCTCGGCGACGAAAATCAGTTGTACGTCTTGCCGGGCTTCTATGGCTCTAATCTCCGTGGCGAAGTGAAGACCTTCAGCCGTGGCGGTTCCGACATCACTGGCGCCATCCTCGCGAACGGCATTGACGCTGCCAAGTACGAAAACTGGACCGACGTTTCGGGCATGCTCATGGCTGACCCGCGCATCGTCGAAAGCCCGCTCCCGATCGAATACGTGAGCTACCGCGAGATCCGTGAACTCGCTTACTCCGGTGCAAGCGTGCTCCACGACGAATCCATCGCTCCGTGCCGCGCCAAGAAGATTCCTATCAACATCCGCAACACGAACCGCCCGGAAGACGCCGGCACCATCATTGGCCCGACTCCGGAAAGCGCAAAGCTCCCGATCACGGGTGTTGCAGGCCGCAAGGGCTTCTCGATGATCTACATCGAAAAGTCCATGATGAACAAGGAAGTTGGCTTTGGCCGCCGCGTGCTCGCTGTACTTGAAAGCGAAGGACTCTCCTACGAACTCTGCCCGAGCGCTATTGACTCCATGAGCATTGTTGTGGATTCCAAGGCTCTTGATGCCGTGCAGGACGTTGTCCTCGAAGATATCACGCAGCAGATGCGTCCGGACCGTATCAAGATTTTCCCGGGCATCGCTCTTATCGCTACCGTGGGTCACGGCATGACGAACAAGATCGGTGTTGCTGCAAAGCTCTTTACGGCTCTCGCAGAAAACAAGGTGAACGTCCGCATTATCGACCAGGGTTCTTCCCAGATCAACATCATCACCGGTGTTGACGAAGCCGATACTGAAAAGGCTATCAAGGCCATCTACGCCGCCTTCGTGAAGTGA
- a CDS encoding TatD family nuclease-associated radical SAM protein, which translates to MVVYTVTGNVGEAGYLDIANSGDITGKNIYVNMTNRCPCSCVFCLRQTKKMMEGNSLWLKGGEPSVDGVMSIFDKYDLSVINELVFCGYGEPLERLHDVCKVIDLLHGKYPKLKVRLNTNGLANLIHGRDVTPELEGRFNTVSISMNAPDAEEFLELTRSRFGIQSFDALKEFAVLAKEHVPNVVMTVVEKVMPEEKIERCRKICEELGVTLRVRPFES; encoded by the coding sequence ATGGTTGTTTATACTGTAACTGGAAATGTCGGGGAAGCCGGTTATTTGGACATTGCAAACAGCGGCGACATCACTGGCAAGAATATTTACGTGAACATGACAAACCGCTGCCCGTGCAGTTGCGTTTTTTGCTTGCGCCAGACAAAGAAAATGATGGAAGGCAACTCGCTCTGGCTCAAGGGCGGCGAACCGAGCGTCGATGGTGTCATGAGCATTTTCGACAAGTACGACCTCTCCGTCATCAACGAACTCGTCTTTTGCGGCTACGGCGAACCGCTCGAACGCCTCCACGACGTGTGCAAAGTCATCGACTTGCTGCACGGCAAATACCCGAAATTAAAGGTCCGCCTCAACACGAACGGACTTGCAAACCTGATCCACGGCAGAGACGTAACGCCTGAACTCGAAGGCCGCTTCAACACCGTTTCCATCTCGATGAACGCCCCGGACGCCGAAGAATTCCTGGAACTCACGCGTTCGAGATTTGGAATCCAATCCTTCGATGCGCTGAAAGAATTCGCAGTGCTTGCAAAAGAACATGTGCCAAACGTGGTGATGACCGTCGTCGAGAAAGTGATGCCCGAAGAAAAAATCGAGCGTTGCCGCAAGATTTGCGAAGAGCTCGGTGTAACGCTGAGAGTAAGGCCCTTCGAAAGCTAA
- a CDS encoding pyridoxamine kinase: MSQKKIALINDVTGFGRCSIAVMAPIVSAMKIQAVTIPTAVLSAHTQFPEYYFDDYTSKMRDYIQTYKDLNLSFDAIASGFLGSEEQVDIVIDFFKTFKKNGSFTLVDPVMGDYGKLYETYTPNLCEKMKALVHYADILTPNLTELCTLTDTEYRAEGFTDAELSEMCRKLTEQGPEHIVVTGIPYNSKQIMNYVYSKGEEPRIVMVDRIGGDRSGTGDVISSIIAGMYMNGHDFYESVKKAAEFVTKCIRYCEDNNVPTHWGLCFEMYLRDLMED, encoded by the coding sequence ATGTCTCAAAAGAAAATCGCGTTAATTAATGATGTTACAGGATTTGGTCGGTGCTCCATCGCTGTCATGGCACCGATTGTTTCTGCCATGAAAATTCAAGCGGTAACAATACCAACCGCTGTTCTTTCGGCGCACACGCAGTTCCCCGAATACTACTTTGACGATTACACGTCAAAAATGCGCGATTACATTCAAACCTACAAAGATTTGAATTTATCATTCGACGCCATTGCTTCCGGGTTCCTTGGTTCCGAAGAACAGGTTGACATCGTCATCGATTTCTTCAAGACATTCAAGAAAAACGGATCGTTTACCTTGGTGGACCCCGTGATGGGCGACTACGGCAAGCTCTACGAGACCTACACGCCGAATTTGTGCGAGAAGATGAAGGCGCTTGTCCACTACGCCGACATCTTGACGCCGAACTTGACAGAACTTTGCACGTTGACCGATACAGAATACCGCGCCGAAGGATTCACCGACGCCGAGCTTAGCGAAATGTGCCGCAAGCTCACGGAACAAGGCCCAGAACACATCGTGGTGACCGGCATTCCGTACAACAGCAAGCAAATCATGAACTACGTCTACAGCAAAGGCGAAGAACCGCGAATCGTGATGGTGGACCGCATCGGCGGCGACCGCAGCGGAACCGGAGACGTCATCAGTTCAATCATCGCGGGCATGTACATGAACGGCCACGATTTTTACGAATCGGTCAAAAAGGCCGCTGAATTTGTAACAAAATGCATCCGCTACTGCGAAGACAATAACGTTCCCACGCATTGGGGACTGTGCTTCGAGATGTACCTTCGTGACTTGATGGAGGATTAA
- a CDS encoding cytosine permease, whose product MDKRTGLFANGIIWFGVAISVSEIEAGIEIGAAAARDSLWLPLVLGHIFGGILLFFVGLIGARVRLNAMETTKSSFGKYGSKFFAALNTFQLLAWVAVLNAQGASALAGLNLPISFPLTCVILAALIAAWVYVGIRRSANVTTVVMAALTVLLAILSVKLFGLGSGSSAAANVASAAGNAATATALKFWNIFEISIAMPISWLPVISDYTKDAEKPVKATAISAIAYTFASLWMYIIGIEISGIGAGNNIAQAILLAGLGIPGIIIVVLSTVTTNFLAANSAGESSKAIYSKINPKIAGVVVSFLSAALAISGIMEHYISFLYLIASVFAPMAAVLLVSFYFSKERTESLGAWLWNIFAWLAGFIAYQVAEHFDSVFLGPTLLAVIVSAAFASVRVLSEKKDF is encoded by the coding sequence ATGGATAAACGCACAGGACTTTTTGCAAATGGAATTATATGGTTTGGCGTCGCCATCTCCGTTTCCGAAATCGAAGCGGGTATAGAAATTGGCGCTGCCGCCGCAAGGGATTCGCTTTGGCTCCCGCTTGTGCTCGGGCACATTTTTGGCGGCATCCTGCTCTTTTTCGTGGGCCTCATCGGAGCGCGCGTCCGCTTGAACGCCATGGAAACGACCAAATCCTCATTCGGCAAATACGGCTCCAAGTTCTTCGCTGCGTTGAACACGTTCCAGTTGCTAGCCTGGGTCGCCGTCTTGAACGCGCAAGGAGCTTCGGCTTTGGCAGGGCTCAACTTGCCGATATCCTTCCCCTTGACTTGCGTGATTCTCGCCGCACTTATCGCCGCATGGGTCTATGTGGGCATCCGCCGTTCCGCCAACGTGACAACAGTCGTGATGGCAGCCCTCACCGTTCTGCTCGCGATTCTTTCTGTGAAGTTGTTCGGACTCGGCAGCGGTTCAAGTGCAGCCGCTAATGTTGCAAGCGCCGCTGGGAACGCAGCGACCGCTACCGCGCTCAAGTTCTGGAACATTTTCGAAATTTCAATCGCCATGCCGATTTCTTGGCTACCCGTCATTTCTGACTACACGAAGGATGCCGAAAAACCAGTAAAGGCAACGGCAATTTCTGCCATCGCCTACACGTTTGCAAGCCTCTGGATGTACATTATCGGTATCGAAATTTCGGGCATTGGCGCAGGCAACAACATCGCGCAAGCCATTCTCCTTGCAGGCCTCGGCATTCCGGGCATCATCATCGTGGTACTTTCGACAGTGACAACAAACTTCCTCGCCGCCAATTCCGCAGGTGAATCTTCCAAGGCTATTTACAGTAAAATAAATCCGAAAATTGCAGGTGTCGTCGTGAGTTTCTTGAGCGCTGCTCTCGCCATTTCAGGAATCATGGAACATTACATCAGCTTCCTCTACCTGATCGCCTCCGTATTCGCCCCGATGGCTGCCGTACTTCTCGTTTCATTCTACTTCTCGAAGGAACGCACCGAATCGCTCGGCGCTTGGCTCTGGAACATTTTCGCCTGGCTCGCCGGTTTTATCGCCTACCAGGTCGCAGAACATTTCGATTCCGTTTTTCTCGGCCCCACGCTCCTTGCAGTCATCGTTTCGGCAGCATTTGCATCCGTGCGCGTACTGTCGGAAAAGAAAGATTTTTAA